In Mercurialis annua linkage group LG6, ddMerAnnu1.2, whole genome shotgun sequence, the following are encoded in one genomic region:
- the LOC126687916 gene encoding putative CCR4-associated factor 1 homolog 8 gives MARCTNVWSHNLFEEFRKLDTVLNVYPVVSFDTEFPGFLATSPRDCGDVRRYADLKCNVDAMNMLQLGLTPSNMEGEIGGTWQFNFFFSRDLHVYSQDSIVFLEKSGIDFVRLETDGIDLQEFSTLFLSLLSRHRDLLWVNFHGLYDLGYLVKLLSNDLLPESITDFTRLIGECFGSMVDVKYMARLCDGLLEGELSLEKLANILGVERVGGAHQAGSDSSLTCLVFNNILMTYNELQPADYLGHLYSIQSRICRSQQQPLVRVQPPPNALVRVQIPPNIMCFRAAPRPIVPIFCSPYGMRRVQMKPVHTVHRLLF, from the coding sequence ATGGCTCGTTGTACCAACGTTTGGAGTCATAATTTATTTGAAGAGTTCCGAAAGCTTGATACAGTTCTTAATGTTTATCCAGTTGTGTCATTTGATACTGAGTTTCCAGGGTTTCTTGCGACTTCACCCCGAGACTGTGGGGATGTTCGGAGATACGCTGATTTAAAATGTAATGTCGACGCTATGAATATGCTTCAACTAGGATTAACTCCTTCGAACATGGAAGGCGAGATTGGCGGAACCTGGcagtttaatttctttttcagcAGGGACCTTCATGTTTATTCTCAAGATTCCATCGTGTTCTTGGAGAAATCTGGAATTGATTTCGTAAGACTCGAGACAGACGGCATTGATTTACAAGAGTTCTCGACATTGTTTCTCTCTCTTTTAAGCCGTCATCGTGATTTACTTTGGGTGAATTTTCACGGCTTATACGATTTAGGTTATCTAGTCAAGCTTTTGAGCAACGACTTATTACCCGAATCCATTACGGACTTCACTCGACTTATCGGAGAATGCTTTGGCAGCATGGTCGATGTAAAGTATATGGCTAGGTTATGTGACGGTTTGCTCGAAGGCGAGTTAAGTCTTGAAAAGCTGGCTAACATACTTGGAGTCGAACGGGTCGGAGGAGCACATCAAGCGGGTTCTGATAGTTCATTAACTTGTTTAGTTTTCAACAATATTCTGATGACTTACAATGAACTTCAGCCAGCTGACTACCTTGGACATCTCTACAGTATTCAGTCAAGAATTTGCAGGTCGCAGCAGCAGCCACTAGTCCGTGTTCAGCCTCCACCAAACGCTCTAGTCCGAGTTCAGATTCCACCAAATATCATGTGTTTCCGTGCTGCGCCGCGTCCCATTGTTCCCATTTTTTGTAGTCCTTATGGGATGCGCAGAGTTCAAATGAAGCCGGTGCACACGGTTCATAGGCTACTATTTTAG
- the LOC126685701 gene encoding deoxyhypusine hydroxylase — protein MGSLRSESGSNMEQFLCNRLLDSTQPISERFRALFSLRNLKGSAPRDALIHATRDSSNLLAHEAAFALGQMQDSEAIPALISVLNDFALHPIVRHEAAEALGAIGLESNIPLLKNSLAVDPAQEVRETCELALKRIEEMSGAKHSDGKSETERSPFLSVDPAAPASSCSSVDKLREVLLDEDKGMYDRYAALFALRNNGGDDAVSAVIESLGAKSALLKHEVAYVLGQLQNKAASAALSRILRDVNEHPMVRHEAAEALGSIADEQSIALLEEFSKDSELIVSQSCEVALSMLEYERSGKSFEFFFMQDPLAQA, from the exons ATGGGTTCATTGAGAAGTGAATCGGGATCAAATATGGAGCAATTTCTGTGCAACCGGTTACTCGATTCAACCCAGCCCATCTCCGAGCGGTTCAGAGCTCTCTTCTCCCTCCGTAACCTCAAAGGTTCCGCTCCACGCGACGCCCTTATTCATG CGACGAGGGATTCTTCGAATTTGCTAGCGCATGAGGCAGCATTTGCTCTAGGTCAAATGCAAGATTCTGAAGCTATCCCTGCTTTAATATCGGTTTTAAACGATTTTGCGCTGCATCCTATTGTTCGTCATGAG GCTGCAGAAGCTCTTGGTGCAATTGGTTTAGAGAGTAATATTCCATTGCTTAAAAATAGTTTGGCCGTAGATCCGGCTCAGGAGGTTAGAGAAACATGTGAACTCGCTCTCAAGCGAATTGAGGAAATGAGTGGTGCAAAACATAGTGATGGTAAATCTGAGACTGAGAGATCGCCTTTTCTGTCAGTTGACCCTGCTGCACCAGCTTCTTCGTGCTCCTCGGTTGATAAATTGAG ggAAGTTCTTTTGGATGAAGACAAGGGCATGTATGATCGCTATGCTGCTCTATTTGCTCTTAGAAATAATGGAGGAGATGATGCCGTTTCTGCTGTAATTGAATCACTGGGTGCCAAGAGTGCTCTGCTTAAGCATGAG GTCGCTTATGTTTTGGGCCAACTGCAGAACAAAGCTGCTTCAGCTGCACTTAGCAGAATACTAAGAGACGTAAATGAGCATCCTATGGTTAGACATGAGGCTGCCGAAGCTCTTGGTTCCATTGCTG ACGAACAAAGCATTGCATTGCTCGAGGAATTTTCAAAGGATTCTGAGCTTATTGTCTCACAAAGTTGCGAAGTTGCTCTTAGCATGCTAGAATATGAAAGATCAGGAAAATCGTTTGAG TTTTTTTTCATGCAAGATCCTCTAGCACAAGCGTAA
- the LOC126688165 gene encoding zinc finger protein 10-like: MLHFITMKSNLNLEDSKSSSEEETDRSSEKSNDQSSRSYECVFCKRGFTTAQALGGHMNIHRKDRAKPRASSNSSSSLNSPLISSKFDEDYYATIKGYPPIQSYTPHQYYSTPNYHEVHINYQTFFPSSSSWGCNPSIGDRLYVQNPQILNPFHDLTLQIGSSHDVHNKEKDDGSEAGELDLELRLGHDP, translated from the coding sequence ATGCTTCACTTCATAACCATGAAATCAAATCTTAATCTAGAAGACTCGAAGAGCTCGAGTGAAGAAGAAACGGATCGATCATCGGAGAAATCAAATGATCAATCAAGTAGATCTTATGAGTGTGTGTTTTGCAAGAGAGGGTTCACTACAGCACAAGCTTTAGGTGGTCATATGAATATTCATAGAAAAGATAGAGCAAAACCTAGAGCTAGTTCTAACTCGTCATCATCGCTAAATTCTCCGTTGATTTCGAGCAAATTTGATGAAGATTATTATGCTACTATAAAAGGGTACCCTCCAATTCAAAGCTATACACCTCATCAATATTATTCAACACCTAATTATCATGAGGTACACATAAATTATCAAACATTTTTTCCATCTTCTAGTTCATGGGGTTGCAACCCTTCAATTGGAGATAGATTATATGTTCAAAATCCACAGATTTTAAATCCTTTTCATGATCTAACCTTGCAAATTGGTTCATCACATGATGTtcataataaagaaaaagacGACGGAAGTGAAGCTGGCGAGTTAGATTTGGAGCTGAGACTCGGTCATGATCCATAG
- the LOC126685834 gene encoding bet1-like SNARE 1-1 produces the protein MNSRRDVRTNRSPLFDGIEEGGIRASSSYSHEIDEQDNERAMEGLQDRVILLKRLSGDIHEEVETHNHMLDRMGNDMDSSRGLLSGTMDRFKTVFETKSSRRMFTLVASFLVIFLVVYYLTR, from the exons ATGAATTCCAGGAG AGATGTCCGAACCAATAGATCTCCTCTTTTTGATGGCATTGAGGAGGGTGGCATCAGGGCCTCATCTTCTTACTCTCACGAAATTGATGAGCAAGATAATGAAAGAGCTATGGAAGGATTGCAAGATCGAGTCATTCTTCTGAAGCGT TTGTCGGGTGATATTCATGAGGAGGTAGAGACTCATAATCATATGCTGGACAGAATG GGAAATGACATGGATTCATCCAGAGGACTTCTATCAGGAACTATGGACCGATTTAAGACG GTGTTCGAGACGAAATCAAGCCGGAGAATGTTTACACTTGTGGCATCCTTTCTGGTCATATTCCTTGTTGTATATTACCTCACTAGGTAA
- the LOC126687917 gene encoding uncharacterized protein LOC126687917, which translates to MGQLFPAFSRKLLPFSPKSSLLSLFFCCIGTNGLIILPPACITISVRPFSFYQYHFYKHSWGVIKGDIIKAVQEAFQNGKILKNINSTSVVVIPKSPNAENLGDFRPIACCNVIYKIITKILSSRLSPILCNIVSENRSAFVPKRSIAHNIMLAHDLTRNYHRDVGSPRCIIKIDLKKAYDSLSWDFIEEILISLDFPDSFILLVMNCIKTASFSINWKGRAGEIFHSSQGLRQGDPMSLLLFVLSMEYLSRMLNDVSNDFCFHKSCKKLKINHLMFADDLLLFCHGDIKSVQFLSDSLNSFKNTSGLSVNPSKSQIFFCNINSELKNRILNMLGFIEGELPLRYLGIPLITSRLSHQDCKGIIEKITKRISSWTSKLLSYAGRVQLIQYVLMSMHVFWASIMLLPKKVNKEIQSICARFLWNGNQEGKYSALVAWKDIIKQKKEGGLGIKDIGTWNKAAISKHVWQVMSGCSSLWVKWIHQNKLKNCSFWGIKANNDSNWIWRGLLSIRSDIRKMVSYSIGDGKLVNFWNDPWLQGCSLLEKFPRVKMKDANVSKTSCVADLWKNNRWNLPDPIESNTEEAWSFIKENYKLRNTPDLVRWNMVKSHRFSISYTWNEMREQFDQVSWHRLIWNKHSVPRFSFLLWLAMRRKMRTKDRLFKWKVVEDEVCIFCNHDAETIDHCLFECEYVKKIWDKLLPICSCPGNILTWRRLISWFSNRAVGKNAAAAMRRIILSATVYYDWRARNKKIFANENPDSAAIINNVRNVVLAKLSTDNVNSPIYNALCMLQRVDA; encoded by the exons ATGGGACAATTATTTCCGGCTTTTAGCAGGAAATTATTGCCTTTTAGCCCGAAATCATCACTTCTTAGCTTGTTTTTTTGT TGCATTGGGACAAATGGCCTCATAATTCTTCCACCTGCCTGCATAACCATCTCAGTAAGACCATTCTCCTTTTACCAATATCATTTTTATAAGCACTCTTGGGGAGTTATCAAAGGAGATATTATCAAAGCTGTACAGGAAGCTTTCCAAAATGGTAAAATTCTGAAAAACATTAACTCTACTTCTGTTGTTGTTATCCCTAAAAGCCCTAATGCTGAGAACTTAGGGGACTTTAGACCTATTGCATGTTGCAATGTGATATACAAAATTATTACTAAGATCTTATCCTCTAGACTTAGTCCTATCCTTTGCAATATTGTGTCTGAAAATCGGTCTGCTTTTGTCCCTAAGAGGTCTATTGCCCACAATATTATGTTAGCTCATGATCTAACTAGGAATTACCATAGAGATGTTGGGAGTCCTAGATGCATTATCAAAATTGACCTCAAGAAGGCTTATGACTCTTTGTCATGGGACTTCATTGAAGAAATCCTCATTAGTTTAGATTTTCCTGACAGTTTCATTCTCCTTGTCATGAACTGTATCAAAACTGCTAGTTTCTCCATTAATTGGAAAGGCAGGGCTGGTGAGATTTTTCATTCTAGCCAGGGGCTCAGACAAGGGGATCCTATGtctcttcttctttttgttCTTAGCATGGAATATCTGTCCAGAATGTTAAATGATGTGAGCAATGACTTCTGTTTCCATAAGAGttgcaaaaagttaaaaattaaccATCTGATGTTTGCTGATGACCTGTTATTATTTTGCCATGGGGATATTAAATCTGTCCAATTTCTGTCTGATAGTCTGAATTCCTTCAAAAACACATCTGGTCTGAGTGTGAACCCTTCTAAAAGCCAGATCTTCTTTTGCAATATAAACTCTGAGTTGAAAAACAGAATCCTAAATATGTTGGGGTTTATTGAAGGTGAGCTACCCCTTAGATATTTAGGAATACCTCTTATTACCTCTAGACTGTCCCATCAAGATTGTAAAGGTATTATAGAGAAGATTACTAAAAGAATTAGCTCCTGGACTAGCAAGCTCCTTTCTTATGCAGGGAGAGTTCAACTAATTCAGTATGTCCTTATGAGTATGCATGTGTTTTGGGCCTCAATTATGCTGCTGCCTAAGAAGGTTAACAAAGAAATCCAGAGTATCTGTGCTAGATTCCTCTGGAATGGTAATCAGGAAGGGAAATATAGTGCCTTAGTTGCCTGGAAGGATATAATCAAGCAGAAAAAAGAAGGAGGGCTGGGAATTAAAGACATAGGTACTTGGAACAAAGCAGCTATTAGCAAGCATGTTTGGCAGGTTATGAGTGGATGTAGTTCTCTTTGGGTCAAGTGGATTCATCAGAATAAGTTGAAAAATTGCAGCTTCTGGGGCATCAAAGCTAATAATGATTCAAACTGGATTTGGAGAGGTCTACTTAGCATCAGGAGTGATATAAGAAAAATGGTGAGTTATAGCATTGGTGATGGCAAATTGGTAAACTTCTGGAATGATCCCTGGTTACAGGGTTGTTCCCTTCTGGAAAAGTTTCCTAGAGTTAAGATGAAGGATGCCAATGTTTCCAAGACTTCTTGTGTTGCTGATCTGTGGAAAAATAACAGGTGGAATCTGCCAGACCCCATAGAAAGTAATACTGAAGAAGCTTGGAGTTTCATTAAAGAGAATTATAAGTTGAGGAACACTCCTGACCTGGTGAGATGGAATATGGTTAAAAGCCATAGATTCTCTATTTCATATACCTGGAATGAAATGAGAGAGCAGTTTGATCAAGTTTCTTGGCATAGACTTATCTGGAACAAGCATTCTGTTCCCAGATTTAGCTTCTTGCTTTGGTTAGCTATGAGAAGGAAGATGAGAACCAAGGACAGATTATTTAAATGGAAAGTGGTGGAGGATGAAGTTTGTATTTTCTGTAATCATGATGCAGAGACCATTGATCATTGTCTCTTTGAGTGTGAGTATGTGAAGAAGATTTGGGACAAGCTGCTTCCTATCTGTAGTTGTCCAGGGAACATTCTGACTTGGAGAAGACTTATCAGTTGGTTTAGCAACAGAGCTGTTGGTAAGAATGCAGCAGCAGCTATGAGAAGAATCATTCTTTCTGCTACTGTGTACTATGATTGGAGAGCCAGAAACAAGAAGATTTTTGCCAATGAGAACCCAGATAGTGCAGCCATCATCAACAATGTTAGAAATGTTGTTCTAGCTAAGTTGAGTACTGACAATGTAAATTCTCCTATTTATAATGCCTTGTGTATGTTACAGAGAGTTGATGCTTAA